In Erigeron canadensis isolate Cc75 chromosome 7, C_canadensis_v1, whole genome shotgun sequence, one DNA window encodes the following:
- the LOC122609382 gene encoding probable indole-3-pyruvate monooxygenase YUCCA10, with product MTTGVKQTTVIIVGAGPSGLATAACLHKDIPYIILEREDCIASLFNKKSYNRLHFNVAKKFCQLPHFPYPSNYPTYVALTDFLKYFDDYAAHFKIDPEFCNFVKFAKYNEDRKIWEVEAKAANDDVVWRYEGRFLVVATGEFGDAFIPKVDGLSEFKGEVIHSTEFKSGKGYENKKILVVGAGNSGMEIALDLSNHGARTSIVVRSPVHVIPRWSVGLALGLLKFIPLNWVDSLLVMVSKVLYGDLTKFGLERPNEGPFFLKTRDGKLAIIDVGTIEKIKSGEIQVLPALQSIKGKENEVVFRDGKCYQFDAIIFATGFKRSTHMWLQGGDSLLDEDGIPKPKFPNHWKDGENGLYCAGLGRRGIYGAASDAQNIADHISNLISNWVQDIYGSQILATNGSSTGRSSYENKPSESQLVLRYWFWHILLSKNATKSGLDNRLIEFVRFGFKDFTLGWQGIDSIRQLTLKKILM from the exons ATGACTACCGGTGTTAAGCAAACCACTGTGATCATAGTTGGGGCTGGCCCTTCGGGCCTAGCCACCGCGGCATGCCTTCACAAAGATATTCCATACATAATACTTGAAAGAGAAGATTGTATAGCTTCATTGTTCAACAAAAAATCTTACAATAGGCTTCATTTTAACGTAGCCAAAAAATTCTGTCAGCTTCCTCATTTTCCTTATCCTTCAAATTATCCTACATATGTTGCACTAACCGACTTCTTGAAATACTTTGATGACTATGCGGCCCATTTCAAGATTGACCCGGAATTTTGCAACTTTGTAAAGTTTGCGAAATATAATGAAGACAGGAAAATATGGGAAGTAGAAGCAAAGGCGGCTAATGATGACGTTGTATGGCGTTATGAAGGGAGGTTTTTGGTTGTTGCCACAGGAGAATTTGGTGATGCGTTTATACCAAAAGTTGATGGGTTGAGTGAGTTTAAAGGTGAGGTTATTCATTCAACCGAGTTTAAATCCGGTAAGGGGTATGAGAATAAGAAGATTTTGGTCGTTGGAGCCGGTAATTCGGGCATGGAAATTGCACTTGATCTATCTAACCATGGTGCAAGAACATCCATTGTTGTTCGAAGTCCG GTTCATGTAATACCAAGATGGTCAGTAGGTCTTGCATTAGGGTTACTAAAGTTTATACCACTCAATTGGGTAGACTCACTTTTGGTGATGGTTAGCAAGGTCCTGTATGGAGATCTAACCAAATTTGGGCTCGAAAGGCCAAACGAAGGACCGTTTTTCTTGAAAACAAGAGATGGCAAGTTGGCCATTATTGACGTGGGTACAATTGAAAAGATCAAGTCTGGCGAGATTCAG GTTTTGCCAGCATTACAAAGtataaaaggaaaggaaaacgAAGTTGTTTTTCGGGACGGAAAATGTTATCAGTTTGACGCGATTATTTTTGCTACCGGGTTTAAACGATCAACTCATATGTGGCTTCAG GGAGGTGACAGTCTTTTGGACGAAGATGGGATACCAAAGCCAAAATTTCCAAACCATTGGAAAGATGGAGAAAATGGGCTTTATTGTGCTGGGTTAGGAAGAAGAGGCATATATGGGGCTGCCAGTGATGCCCAAAATATAGCTGACCACATTTCCAATTTAATCTCAAA TTGGGTTCAAGACATATATGGCTCTCAGATCTTGGCTACAAATGGGTCATCAACTGGCCGCTCAAGTTATGAAAATAAGCCAAGTGAGTCACAATTGGTTTTAAGGTATTGGTTTTGGCATATACTTCTTAGCAAGAATGCAACAAAGTCCGGTTTGGACAACCGATTAATCGAGTTCGTCAGGTTTGGTTTTAAGGACTTCACCTTAGGTTGGCAGGGAATAGATTCTATTCGACAGTTgacgttaaaaaaaatactaatgtGA
- the LOC122606485 gene encoding hyoscyamine 6-dioxygenase-like yields the protein MALLVSSWSNGVQSVPKDYVMPPEKRAGDFIKISKEIPVINLQNDRSEVVQQILKACQEFGLFQVINHGVSDDMMADIMVLYNEFFNMPVEDKLGVYAEKSGKGCTLYTSGLDYAKEKVHYWKDTLKHGCHPLEEHTPSWPDKPTRYREEVGRYSIEVRKMGFKILDLIGEGLGLSKGHFQELGHDQAMVNNYYPLCPDPSLAMGIGSHTDPNLITFLQQDQYGLQLQKDGKWLGIEPIPNAFVVNLGYQLQIISNGKLRSAQHRVVTNSTAARTSIGTFFGPGQNYPALIEPAKELVTSSSPQMFKSYLLKEFMADYFACIQRPGSGTVLDSYRL from the exons ATGGCTCTACTCGTTTCTAGCTGGTCTAATGGAGTTCAATCCGTACCTAAAGATTATGTAATGCCACCAGAAAAAAGAGCTGGTGATTTCATTAAAATTAGCAAGGAGATTCCAGTAATCAATCTTCAAAATGATCGGTCTGAGGTCGTCCAACAAATTTTAAAAGCTTGTCAAGAATTTGGTTTGTTTCAG GTGATCAATCATGGAGTTTCTGATGATATGATGGCGGATATAATGGTCTTGTATAATGAATTTTTCAACATGCCCGTTGAGGACAAATTAGGCGTATATGCGGAGAAATCTGGTAAGGGGTGTACCCTTTACACAAGCGGTTTGGATTATGCGAAAGAGAAAGTTCATTACTGGAAAGACACACTAAAGCATGGGTGTCATCCATTAGAGGAACACACGCCATCTTGGCCAGATAAACCAACAAGATATAG GGAGGAGGTCGGAAGGTATTCAATTGAAGTGCGAAAAATGGGGTTCAAGATTTTAGATTTGATTGGGGAAGGACTCGGGCTTAGCAAGGGACACTTTCAAGAACTAGGCCATGACCAAGCGATGGTAAATAACTATTACCCATTGTGCCCGGACCCAAGTTTAGCCATGGGCATTGGTAGCCACACTGATCCTAACCTCATAACTTTCCTTCAACAAGACCAATATGGGCTACAATTACAAAAGGATGGAAAATGGTTAGGAATTGAACCAATTCCAAATGCTTTCGTGGTCAACCTTGGTTACCAACTCCAG ATTATAAGCAATGGAAAGTTGAGAAGTGCACAACATCGTGTGGTAACAAACTCAACAGCTGCTCGGACATCAATTGGAACATTTTTTGGTCCAGGTCAAAATTATCCAGCTTTAATAGAGCCTGCAAAAGAGCTGGTTACATCTAGCAGTCCCCAAATGTTTAAATCATATCTACTCAAAGAGTTCATGGCAGACTACTTTGCCTGCATTCAAAGACCTGGTTCTGGAACAGTGTTGGATTCTTACCGGCTCTAA
- the LOC122606581 gene encoding hyoscyamine 6-dioxygenase-like: protein MSLLVSSWSNGVQSVPKDYVMPPEKRAGDFVNICKEIPVINLQNDRSEIVQQILKACQEFGLFQVINHGVSDDMMADMMVLYTEFFNLPVEDKLVVYAEKYGGQDCALYTSGLDFAKEEVHYWKDTLKHGCHPLENHTPSWPDKPTRYRDEVGRYSIEVRKMAFQILDLIGEGLGLNKGHFEEVSCEQAMVNNYYPLCPDPSLAMGIGSHTDPNLITFLQQDQYGLQLQKDGKWLGIEPIPNAFVVNLGYQLQIISNGKLKSAQHRVVTNSKAARTSIGTFFGPSLSLNPTVIGPAKELVTSTSPQMFKSYLYEEFMVDYLVSVRIPGSGTVLDSYRL from the exons ATGTCTCTTCTAGTTTCTAGCTGGTCTAATGGAGTTCAATCCGTACCTAAAGACTATGTGATGCCACCAGAAAAGAGAGCTGGTGATTTCGTTAACATTTGTAAGGAGATTCCAGTGATCAATCTTCAAAATGATCGGTCTGAGATAGTCCAACAAATTCTAAAAGCTTGTCAAGAATTCGGTTTGTTTCAG GTGATCAATCATGGAGTTTCTGATGATATGATGGCGGATATGATGGTTTTGTATACTGAATTTTTTAACCTGCCGGTTGAGGATAAATTAGTCGTATATGCGGAGAAATATGGTGGTCAGGATTGCGCTCTTTACACAAGTGGTTTGGATTTTGCAAAAGAGGAAGTTCACTACTGGAAAGACACGCTAAAGCATGGGTGTCATCCATTAGAGAATCACACACCATCTTGGCCAGATAAACCAACAAGATATAG GGACGAGGTCGGTAGGTATTCAATTGAAGTGCGAAAAATGGCATTCCAGATTTTAGATTTGATTGGGGAAGGACTCGGGCTTAACAAGGGGCACTTTGAAGAAGTGAGCTGTGAACAAGCAATGGTAAATAACTATTACCCATTGTGCCCTGACCCAAGTTTAGCCATGGGCATTGGCAGCCACACTGATCCAAATCTGATAACTTTCCTTCAACAAGACCAATATGGGCTACAATTACAAAAGGATGGAAAATGGTTAGGAATTGAACCAATTCCAAATGCTTTTGTGGTCAACCTTGGTTACCAACTCCAG ATTATAAGCAACGGAAAGTTGAAAAGTGCGCAACATCGTGTGGTAACAAACTCAAAAGCTGCTAGAACATCAATTGGAACATTCTTTGGTCCAAGTCTAAGTCTTAATCCGACTGTGATAGGGCCTGCAAAAGAGCTGGTTACATCTACCAGTCCTCAAATGTTTAAATCATATTTATATGAAGAGTTCATGGTAGACTACCTTGTCTCTGTTCGCATACCTGGTTCAGGAACAGTGTTAGATTCTTACCGGCTTTAA
- the LOC122606778 gene encoding RING-H2 finger protein ATL16-like yields MDYHDSIKIQHKPTYQSDTSFPILAIAALCIVATAFLLVSYYFFVTRGCFNWQQVNPLRRFSMSRERTTPELLSSAYSTPPWRFKGLDELVIREIPIWQYTKSEGEKRSLYECVVCLNDFKEMDTLRVLPSCHHGFHLDCIDVWLQNNANCPLCRLSISGTTRYPKDQIIAPTSSPQDPQMSPTTSNQDFLVIELGEEGNESRSQQSRGHSPRKINGKRLKSRKAHHVSIMGDENIDIRNKDDQFSIQPIRRSFSMDSAIEHHVYLSVQEIIQNNERHQEIRNIEEGSISGRTRRHFFSFGNNRGSRNAILPI; encoded by the coding sequence atgGATTATCATGATTCAATCAAGATTCAACATAAGCCAACATACCAATCTGATACATCATTCCCAATCTTAGCCATTGCAGCGCTATGTATCGTTGCAACGGCTTTTTTGCTTGTAAGTTACTACTTTTTCGTGACTCGAGGATGCTTTAACTGGCAACAAGTGAACCCGTTGAGACGGTTTTCTATGTCAAGGGAACGGACGACACCTGAACTGTTGTCATCTGCTTACTCAACTCCTCCATGGCGGTTTAAAGGGCTAGACGAATTAGTAATTCGTGAGATTCCCATTTGGCAATATACAAAAAGTGAAGGTGAAAAGAGAAGTTTATATGAATGTGTTGTTTGCTTGAATGATTTTAAAGAAATGGATACATTACGCGTTCTTCCTAGTTGCCACCACGGATTTCATTTAGATTGTATCGACGTTTGGCTTCAGAATAATGCAAATTGCCCTCTTTGCAGATTAAGTATTTCGGGTACAACAAGGTATCCTAAAGATCAGATAATCGCACCAACTTCTTCACCTCAAGATCCTCAAATGAGCCCAACGACAAGCAATCAAGACTTTTTGGTAATCGAGTTAGGTGAAGAGGGAAACGAGTCAAGATCGCAGCAGTCTAGAGGTCATTCTCCAAGAAAGATTAATGGAAAGAGGCTAAAATCAAGAAAAGCTCATCATGTTTCAATAATGGGGGATGAAAATATTGATATTAGGAATAAAGATGATCAATTTTCAATCCAACCAATTCGAAGATCTTTCTCAATGGATTCAGCTATTGAACACCATGTTTACTTATCAGTTCAAGAAATCATACAAAACAACGAGAGACACCAAGAAATCAGGAACATCGAAGAAGGAAGTATAAGTGGCAGAACAAGACGACATTTTTTCTCATTTGGAAATAATCGTGGATCAAGAAACGCCATTCTTCCAATCTAA
- the LOC122606775 gene encoding protein KINESIN LIGHT CHAIN-RELATED 1: protein MKRASSKLIHSHFHNNHLKKSSSSISIFSKDFHHFSSLPSTNQQNNKHPSNAHLKSCIKIQPLLFSSHFHETPSKAHLKLGLKIQSLLFTRHFSQFLETPSKFHVKSCIKMKTLLFSRKLSHFLETPCHKFTTLVDPQKPSSRQRKTKERSEIFDEFEAAKSSEEMVKAFEKMQTVFDENELGLACLKIGLKLDEEGEYPEKVIEYANRALKIFDENDNDNDDNDNDMSLPLAMNLQLLGSACYSLNKFNESLGYLNRANRILGKLEETMDSNDGFEIKHVLHAVHLNLANTKNAMGRREDAIGNLKKCLEIKEMTLEGNSRELGNAYRDMAEAYVALLSFSEALPYCEKAMEIHKVHLGSNSVEVAHNRRLLGVIYTGLEEHQKALEENQLSQRVLKNWGLNSDLLRAEIDAANMQIALGKFDEAINTLKSVVLQTDKESEDRALIFVSMAKALCNQEKFPEGKRCLQMACGILDKKEKSSPLAVAEAYMEISMQYETMNEFETAISLLKKAQSMLEKIPQEQHSVGSASARIGWLLLLTGKVQESIPYLEDATERLKENFGSKHFGVGYVYNNLGAAYLELDRPQSAAQVFALAKDIMDTSLGPHHVDSIEACQNLSKAYSAMGSYGLAINFQEKAIDAWRGHGPSANDELREAQRVLVELKVKASCEPKDKKTLPEHHGRKRSSKSIT from the exons ATGAAAAGAGCTTCATCAAAGCTTATACACTCTCACTTTCATAACAATCACCTcaaaaaatcatcatcatcaatctctATTTTCTCCAAAGATTTTCATCACTTTTCATCACTTCCATCCACTaatcaacaaaataacaaaCACCCATCAAATGCCCACCTCAAATCTTGCATAAAAATCCAACCTCTATTATTTTCAAGCCATTTTCATGAAACCCCATCAAAAGCCCACCTCAAATTAGGCTTAAAAATTCAATCTTTATTGTTTACAAGACATTTTAGCCAATTTCTTGAAACCCCATCAAAATTCCATGTCAAATCATgcataaaaatgaaaactttattGTTTTCAAGAAAGTTAAGCCATTTTCTTGAAACCCCATGTCATAAGTTTACTACCTTGGTTGACCCACAAAAGCCCTCTTCAAGACAAAGAAAAACCAAAGAAAGGTCAGAAATTTTCGACGAATTTGAGGCTGCAAAAAGTTCTGAAGAAATGGTGAAAGCATTTGAGAAAATGCAGActgtttttgatgaaaatgaacTTGGTTTAGCTTGTTTGAAAATTGGCCTAAAACTCGACGAAGAAGGTGAGTACCCTGAAAAAGTTATTGAGTATGCTAATCGAGCTTTGAAAATATTCgatgaaaatgataatgacaatgatgataatgataatgatatgtCTTTACCTCTTGCTATGAATTTACAACTGTTGGGATCTGCTTGTTATAGTTTGAATAAGTTTAATGAAAGTTTAGGATATCTTAATAGAGCTAATCGGATATTAGGAAAGTTAGAGGAAACGATGGATAGTAATGATGGATTTGAAATTAAACATGTGTTACATGCTGTTCATCTTAATTTAGCAAATACAAAGAATGCAATGGGTAGGAGAGAAGATGCTATTGGtaatttgaaaaaatgtttagagATTAAGGAAATGACGTTGGAGGGGAATAGTAGAGAGCTTGGGAATGCGTATAGGGATATGGCGGAAGCGTATGTTGCACTTTTGAGTTTTAGTGAAGCGTTACCGTATTGTGAGAAGGCTATGGAAATACATAAGGTACATTTAGGGAGTAATTCGGTGGAGGTGGCTCACAATAGACGTTTGTTGGGGGTTATATACACGGGATTAGAAGAGCATCAAAAGGCGTTGGAAGAAAATCAGTTGTCACAAAGAGTTTTGAAGAATTGGGGTCTTAATTCTGACTTGCTTAGAGCTGAGATTGATGCAGCCAATATGCAAATTGCCTTAGGGAAGTTTGATGAGGCTATTAATACTCTGAAAAGTGTAGTTCTTCAAACTGATAAAGAAAGTGAAGACCGAGCTTTAATTTTTGTATCTATGGCAAAAGCGTTGTGTAATCAAGAAAAATTCCCAGAAGGTAAACGGTGCTTACAGATGGCATGTGGGATATTGGACAAGAAAGAAAAGTCTTCACCTCTAGCGGTTGCTGAGGCATATATGGAAATATCAATGCAATATGAAACAAtgaacgaatttgagactgcaATTTCTTTGTTAAAGAAAGCCCAAAGTATGCTTGAAAAGATACCACAAGAACAACATTCAGTGGGCAGTGCTTCTGCTAGAATCGGGTGGTTACTTTTGTTGACAGGTAAGGTACAAGAATCAATACCTTATTTGGAAGATGCAACTGAAAGGTTGAAAGAAAATTTTGGTTCCAAACATTTTGGAGTCGggtatgtttataataatttagGGGCAGCATATTTAGAACTAGATAGACCTCAATCTGCAGCACAAGTTTTTGCATTGGCGAAGGATATTATGGACACTTCACTCGGGCCTCACCACGTAGATTCAATTGAGGCTTgtcaaaatctttcaaaagcATATAGCGCAATGGGAAG CTATGGACTTGCAATTAACTTCCAAGAAAAGGCGATTGATGCTTGGAGAGGGCATGGACCAAGTGCAAATGATGAACTCAGAGAAGCTCAAAGAGTCCTTGTGGAGTTAAAGGTGAAAGCTTCTTGTGAACCCAAAGATAAGAAGACGTTGCCTGAGCATCATGGTAGAAAAAGAAGTTCAAAATCAATTACATAG
- the LOC122606472 gene encoding hyoscyamine 6-dioxygenase-like, giving the protein MARLVSSWSKGVHSIPKDYIVPPERRCGDFVAVCKDIPVIDLQKQRPESVQQILKACQEFGVFQVVNHGLTDKMMADMRVLYDEFFNMPVEEKLDVYSDKPGECVLSTTTSTSTSHYAKEHVLSWRDTLIHPCLPLEKYASSWPNKPVRYRKEVGRYAAEMRKLGFKILNLIGEGLELDIDYFKDVSQKQTMVINHYPLCPDPSLAMGADAHTDPNVITILQQDQYGLQVLKDGKWIGVEPISNAFVVNLGYQLQVISNGKLKSVEHRAVLNSTAARTSISTFFSPGSDLPIVIEPAKELVTLSSPQMFKSYQFSEFQANYLAYMSKPVPRNGTPLDPYRL; this is encoded by the exons ATGGCTCGGCTCGTCTCTAGCTGGTCTAAAGGAGTTCATTCCATTCCTAAAGATTACATAGTGCCGCCAGAAAGAAGGTGTGGCGATTTTGTGGCAGTTTGCAAGGATATTCCTGTGATTGATCTTCAAAAACAACGGCCCGAGAGTGTCCAACAAATTCTAAAAGCTTGTCAAGAATTTGGTGTGTTTCAG GTGGTTAATCATGGACTGACAGACAAGATGATGGCAGACATGAGGGTCTTGTACGATGAATTCTTTAACATGCCGGTTGAGGAAAAGTTGGATGTTTACTCGGATAAACCTGGTGAGTGTGTACTTTCCACGACTACGAGTACGAGTACTTCCCATTACGCAAAAGAGCATGTTCTTTCATGGAGAGATACATTGATTCACCCGTGTCTTCCTTTGGAAAAATACGCATCATCCTGGCCCAATAAACCAGTCAGATATAG GAAAGAGGTGGGGAGATATGCAGCTGAAATGCGGAAATTGGGATtcaagattttgaatttgataggGGAAGGACTCGAACTTGACATAGATTACTTCAAAGACGTTAGTCAGAAACAGACAATGGTGATTAACCATTATCCATTATGTCCCGACCCAAGTTTAGCTATGGGTGCAGATGCTCACACTGACCCTAACGTCATAACCATCCTTCAACAAGACCAATATGGGCTACAAGTACTAAAGGATGGGAAATGGATTGGTGTTGAACCCATTTCCAATGCTTTTGTGGTCAACCTTGGTTACCAATTACAG GTGATAAGTAATGGGAAGCTGAAAAGTGTTGAGCATCGTGCGGTCTTGAACTCAACTGCTGCTCGCACATCCATAAGCACATTTTTTAGTCCAGGATCAGATCTTCCAATTGTCATCGAACCTGCAAAAGAGCTGGTTACACTGAGCAGCCCCCAGATGTTCAAATCGTATCAGTTCAGTGAGTTTCAAGCCAATTATTTAGCCTACATGAGCAAACCAGTGCCTCGTAATGGAACGCCATTAGATCCCTACCGGCTCTAA